Proteins found in one Pyrus communis chromosome 15, drPyrComm1.1, whole genome shotgun sequence genomic segment:
- the LOC137717091 gene encoding uncharacterized protein, producing the protein MAYHMTNHVFSLRFRHKSNLNKLDFSTLEVSGRNYLKWVQDVKLYLTAKGIRATLEAPIDDKPVDEAQKATVKIFIQRHIHDALLTKYLAKEDPRTLWLALTDRFDHQKDMYLPEARHDWQHRCFQDFKSVNEYNSEVCRMCSLLKFCKAELTKSDFLERTYSTFHATNIILQRQIRHRNSPSSQI; encoded by the coding sequence atggcttaccatatgactaatcacgTTTTCTCCCTTCGTTTTAGGCACaagtcgaacttgaacaagctcgatttctccACTTTAGAAGTatctggaagaaactatcttaagtgggttcaagacgtgaagctctATCTCACTGCAAAGGGCATTAGAGCCACCCTCGAGGCACCTATCGACGACAAACCTGTTGACGAAGCTCAGAAGGCTACTGTAAAGATCTTCATTcaaagacacatccatgatgcactgctGACTAAGTATCTCGCTAAGGAGGACCCACGCACCCTCTGGCTTGCTCTGACTGATCgtttcgatcaccagaaagacatgtatttgcctgaagcaagacacgactggcagcatcgttgcttccaagactttaagtccgtgaatgaatacaactctgaagtttgtagaatgtGTTCTTTGTTGAAATTCTGCAAAGCGGAACTAACCAAATCAGATTTCCTGGAGaggacctattcgaccttccatgCTACCAATATTATCCTGCAACGACAAATCAGGcacagaaattcaccaagttctcagatttga
- the LOC137717464 gene encoding probable L-ascorbate peroxidase 6, chloroplastic/mitochondrial isoform X1, whose amino-acid sequence MPHPLSLPTSPPLSSHFHASIPAMSSVTFGGASITSRLVPSSSARTSLSHSSSSSLKPLGSAPLVSQLFLNPKPRSLPHAVARPYSRAAAPKCQASDPAQLKLAREDIKELLKTTFSHPILVRLGWHDAGTYNKNIEEWPQRGGANGSLRFEIELKHAANAGLVNALKLVQPIKDKYPGVSYADLFQLASATAVEEAGGPKIPMKYGRVDVSGPEQCPEEGRLPDAGPPSPADHLRQVFYRMGLNDKEIVALSGAHTLGRSRPDRSGWGKPETKYTKDGPGAPGGQSWTAQWLKFDNSYFKDIKEKRDEDLLVLPTDAAIFEDPAFKVYAEKYTEDQEAFFKDYAEAHAKLSNLGAKFDPPEGIVINDGPSQPVPEKFVAAKYSSGKTELSDNMKQKIRAEYQAIGGSPDKPLQSNYFLNIIVVIGVLAILSSLFGN is encoded by the exons AtgccgcaccctctctctctcccaactTCGCCACCGCTCTCCTCGCATTTCCACGCTTCAATTCCCGCCATGTCCTCCGTCACATTCGGCGGCGCCTCCATCACTTCTCGCCTTGTTCCCTCCTCCTCCGCCAGAACCTCCCTCTcccactcctcctcctcctcactcAAGCCCCTCGGCTCCGCTCCCCTCGTTTCCCAACTCTTCCTCAACCCCAAACCCCGCTCGTTGCCTCACGCGGTTGCCCGACCGTACAGCCGAGCCGCCGCCCCCAAATGCCAGGCTTCCGACCCGGCGCAGCTAAAGCTCGCCAGAGAGGACATCAAAGAGCTTCTCAAGACCACTTTCAGCCACCCAATACTT GTTCGGTTGGGATGGCACGATGCTGGAACTTACAATAAGAACATAGAGGAGTGGCCGCAAAGAGGTGGGGCAAATGGAAGCTTGAGGTTTGAGATTGAGCTCAAGCATGCTGCGAATGCAG GTCTTGTGAATGCATTGAAGCTCGTTCAGCCTATAAAAGACAAGTACCCTGGCGTCTCATACGCGGACTTGTTCCAATTGGCCAGTGCTACTGCTGTGGAG GAGGCAGGGGGGCCGAAGATACCAATGAAGTATGGGAGGGTTGATGTCTCGGGACCCGAGCAGTGCCCAGAAGAAGGGAGGCTTCCTG ATGCTGGCCCTCCTTCGCCTGCTGATCATCTGCGTCAGGTTTTCTACCGAATGGGGTTGAATGACAAG GAAATTGTTGCATTGTCTGGGGCGCATACTTTGGGGAGGTCAAGACCTGATCGCAGTGGTTGGGGCAAGCCAGAGACAAAGTACACG AAAGATGGGCCAGGGGCACCAGGAGGACAGTCTTGGACAGCACAATGGTTGAAGTTTGACAATTCCTACTTCAAG GATATCAAGGAAAAGAGAGATGAAGATTTACTGGTGTTGCCAACCGATGCTGCTATTTTTGAAGATCCAGCATTCAag GTGTATGCTGAGAAATATACCGAAGACCAAGAAGCCTTCTTCAAGGATTATGCTGAAGCTCATGCTAAACTCAGCAACCTGGGAGCTAAATTTGATCCTCCAGAG GGTATTGTGATCAATGATGGTCCTTCACAGCCTGTACCAGAAAAGTTCGTGGCAGCCAAATACTCATCTGGCAAG ACAGAGCTGTCAGATAATATGAAGCAGAAGATTCGAGCAGAATATCAAGCTATCGGTGGAAGCCCAGATAAGCCTCTGCAGTCTAACTATTTTCTAAATATCATAGTTGTGATTGGTGTTTTGGCAATTTTGTCGTCTTTATTCGGAAACTGA
- the LOC137717464 gene encoding probable L-ascorbate peroxidase 6, chloroplastic/mitochondrial isoform X2 produces the protein MPHPLSLPTSPPLSSHFHASIPAMSSVTFGGASITSRLVPSSSARTSLSHSSSSSLKPLGSAPLVSQLFLNPKPRSLPHAVARPYSRAAAPKCQASDPAQLKLAREDIKELLKTTFSHPILVRLGWHDAGTYNKNIEEWPQRGGANGSLRFEIELKHAANAGLVNALKLVQPIKDKYPGVSYADLFQLASATAVEEAGGPKIPMKYGRVDVSGPEQCPEEGRLPDAGPPSPADHLRQVFYRMGLNDKEIVALSGAHTLGRSRPDRSGWGKPETKYTKDGPGAPGGQSWTAQWLKFDNSYFKDIKEKRDEDLLVLPTDAAIFEDPAFKVYAEKYTEDQEAFFKDYAEAHAKLSNLGAKFDPPEGIVINDGPSQPVPEKFVAAKYSSGKE, from the exons AtgccgcaccctctctctctcccaactTCGCCACCGCTCTCCTCGCATTTCCACGCTTCAATTCCCGCCATGTCCTCCGTCACATTCGGCGGCGCCTCCATCACTTCTCGCCTTGTTCCCTCCTCCTCCGCCAGAACCTCCCTCTcccactcctcctcctcctcactcAAGCCCCTCGGCTCCGCTCCCCTCGTTTCCCAACTCTTCCTCAACCCCAAACCCCGCTCGTTGCCTCACGCGGTTGCCCGACCGTACAGCCGAGCCGCCGCCCCCAAATGCCAGGCTTCCGACCCGGCGCAGCTAAAGCTCGCCAGAGAGGACATCAAAGAGCTTCTCAAGACCACTTTCAGCCACCCAATACTT GTTCGGTTGGGATGGCACGATGCTGGAACTTACAATAAGAACATAGAGGAGTGGCCGCAAAGAGGTGGGGCAAATGGAAGCTTGAGGTTTGAGATTGAGCTCAAGCATGCTGCGAATGCAG GTCTTGTGAATGCATTGAAGCTCGTTCAGCCTATAAAAGACAAGTACCCTGGCGTCTCATACGCGGACTTGTTCCAATTGGCCAGTGCTACTGCTGTGGAG GAGGCAGGGGGGCCGAAGATACCAATGAAGTATGGGAGGGTTGATGTCTCGGGACCCGAGCAGTGCCCAGAAGAAGGGAGGCTTCCTG ATGCTGGCCCTCCTTCGCCTGCTGATCATCTGCGTCAGGTTTTCTACCGAATGGGGTTGAATGACAAG GAAATTGTTGCATTGTCTGGGGCGCATACTTTGGGGAGGTCAAGACCTGATCGCAGTGGTTGGGGCAAGCCAGAGACAAAGTACACG AAAGATGGGCCAGGGGCACCAGGAGGACAGTCTTGGACAGCACAATGGTTGAAGTTTGACAATTCCTACTTCAAG GATATCAAGGAAAAGAGAGATGAAGATTTACTGGTGTTGCCAACCGATGCTGCTATTTTTGAAGATCCAGCATTCAag GTGTATGCTGAGAAATATACCGAAGACCAAGAAGCCTTCTTCAAGGATTATGCTGAAGCTCATGCTAAACTCAGCAACCTGGGAGCTAAATTTGATCCTCCAGAG GGTATTGTGATCAATGATGGTCCTTCACAGCCTGTACCAGAAAAGTTCGTGGCAGCCAAATACTCATCTGGCAAG GAGTAA